The sequence below is a genomic window from Lolium perenne isolate Kyuss_39 chromosome 7, Kyuss_2.0, whole genome shotgun sequence.
ATACCTCCTAACCTGATGTATTCATGGTCCAAGGGAAACACGATGTGTTCATTACTGTTAGAAGAGTTACAGCTAGCATAGAGTTCCCTTCTTTTGTGAACTCTCAAAGTATTTGCAAGAGCCAACAAAAAAGCTGAATTTTTCGTATATCCTTTTGTTTTCCTAATTACTCTGCTCATAACTTGTGAAGAGGGGTAACGCTTCTGGAAATACAAAGGAATCTTTTGAGCAAATATTAGGATTACTTCTGAAACCTGCTTCTGCAGAATCTTTTGAGCAAATGTTAGGAGTACTTGTGAAACCTGCTATAGTAGAGCTGTTCCATGTGCCATGTGGTAATGTGAAGATACTGGTGTACAAAAAACATAGTTCCATCTGTTCAAGGGCTGATATTAGGATTTAGTTTTACATATTTGATATTCCCTGTTTGTAGGCCATAATTACTAAGAAAGGTCTTAAATCCTAGCAAGATCAGTCCATTTTCTTACGAAGCAGATGAAACAAAATTAATTGATATCATGTTGCTGGTCTTGTCTCGTTTTTTTTTTAAATgtgggcaaaagctttgccccattCTAATTAAGGAGAGAGTTTACAAGAAAGTAAAAGTTCCGGAATTATTACAAGATTAATTGATATCATGTTGTTGGTCTTGTCTCGTTTTTGAAACATAAGTTTGCTGGGCTAATTTTGTTATGTGTATCACATCAGTGCTCTACAAGCACAGTTAATTTTGTAAGAACATTTTTTTTACAATGCTTATTTGGATATCTGCAACTGGCCTGCTCATACTGGCTACTTCTAAACCAAGTGATTTGACCAATTACCTTGTACAACTATTCTAATGATTTGTACCCCCTCTCTTTCCAGTGAGATCTATGCGTCTTTTGGTGGCCTCCTGATGTTGCTCAAAGGTGATCCTACAAGCGCTGCCAACCTCGAGCTGGATCAAAGGCTGTTCCTCCTCATGCGCAAGGTGTAAACGCACCATCTACTGGATCACCAGCGCTTCTTGTTCACTCTAGGCTATGCTGAGCCTGTGATCCTTCCAATCCTAATCGTCCTCCCCCAGTATGCACTCTTCGGGCAGTGATATAACTCTAGATTGGTACAATGGCCTTATCTTTAAGCACCAGTCACTTAATCTTGTTCCCCTGGAGCATATTATGTGCGCAATTATGTACAATATTTGTGTTTGGGTGCATTGCAATGCTGAATGAATGTAATGTTTGGTGATTATTACCATGGTGTGGTGCTGGTAGTCTGGTACTAGTACTACATTACATCTGCTTGTCTGAAATTTGCATACCCTCATAGTATCTTGAACAAAATCTCCAGCAAGGCGATGAATGAATCACTACAGCGGGTGGATAGCTGTAGCCAGGCTTGGATTGGTTACAAAGTTCACATGCCGTTTCCTTGCTGGCCTGGGTGAGGACAGGAACCAGTTGTGTGCACAGGAACAGAAGCCTTTACTGCTACCACATATAGACCCCAAGATAGGAACTGCAACAGCTTTAGATTTAACTCGCCTGCCAGCCACAGAAAGGCTCAAGAACAATTGCCCGATGGATTGGAGTTGGGCATGGACCACTGACTCGTCGCCAGTTTTGGAGAGCTGGAAGAGGGGTCTGGGCCAAGAATAATCCATGAAACACACAGCCACTACTCATTGCACGTAGCAGCAGCCACTCATCGTAGTCACATATACTGCCACTGCCATTTTCTTCCCTGGGATCGTATCTCCGGAAGATACACACTCTGATTCGCATTTGGTGGCCCTCTTTATCTCATGTACTACGAAACTGCTGGAGTGCTGGTACTGGTACTGTTTTTGGGTCGGCATAGAGGCTTTGCCATGAATTGAAGCATCGAATGCCCTTGCTAGTTAAGAGCGTTGGACAGGCAGAGGGGTACAAGTGCATTGATGCACGCTGCTGATTCGGAGAGGAAAGGTATAGCTGTTGATGGCTGCAACAGTGTGCTCCTCTGGGTTAGTAGTAGTGATCAAAGTGGGCATAGTATTGTTCAGTTCAGATTGCCTCAGAAatcaatttttttgtttttttgttttgttttgggtAACCTATCGTTCAGTTAGGATCCTGCCATGAATCCATGATGATGCAGGCCCTGAGTTAGTAGTAGGAATCGAAGAAGTAAGTACAGTATTATTATTGTTCAGTAAGGTTGCCTCAAAATCAAATTTTCAGTTTTTGTTTTGGGTAACACTATCGTCCAGTTAGGATCCTGAAGTGAAGCCATCCTGATTCTGCCATGATGATGCATGCTGGACCTGCATCTGGATAGATGTATGTAAAAGGCTTGCAGCTTTCTACGCAGAGAGATACACTCGAAATCTTTCAGGATCATGTCATGTGATGGCTGAAGGCATGAAGCAACTGAGATGCGGACGAACAGATCAACAGAAGAATCTTCCAGTTCTAGCATCAGAACAAAGACCCCCACGGATGAAATGAAAGCCAGGGGGGAGGTGAGCAAAAGAACAATTCTTGTTTCGGATAGAGCAAACGAACACAGCTGGGCAGAATATACACCAAGTACTCGCGGACAAAAGCTCGAACAAGAAAGAAGCAGACAATAAGATCGTTCGCAGGAGCCGAGCATATCCAAAGAGATTCAAGCAGTAGCTAAGCTAACTAATTACACGATGAACAGAAGAATCTTCCGGTTCTAGCATCAGAAGAACGACCCCCACGGATGAAAGTCAAGCGGATAGCTGAGCCAAAGAACAGTTCTTGTTTCTGATAGAACAAACGAACACTACTCGCGGACAAAAGCTCGACCAAGAAGGAAGCAGACAAGATCATGGCGCATTAAGCATCCAAAAAGATTCAGGTACTAGTAGCTGACTAACTAATTACATGGTGAAAGACCGACGAGCGCCAGGCAGAAGAACCCGCTCCGCGGCGGGAAATTCtgtccggcgctccgcttccgctCGCCGCCGGCGCTGCGCCCGCTTCTCCCTCCTTGTGTTTGCAGCATTGCCTTGCCCTGCCCAAACGAGGATTGCTAGCTGCTCATGTTGGCGATTTGTTGCGGCGTGGCGCCGCCTGTCGCGTGGTCACCGGTTGTGCAGCGGGTTGGGGCCCGTGGGGACGACGCGCttgtcgtcgtcgtcggcggcgcACGCGGCGCCGCGGGCACCGGGGGGAGACTTACGCGCCGTGCTGGTCTTGCACCGGGCGCcctcggcggcggtggcgtcgaaCGCGACCGTGCGGCCGCTGCCTCCCGGACTGGTCTTTGGCTTGGGCGCTGCATTGTGGGCAGCCACCATGGGCGGCGACGCTGGCAGCCACCTGCGAGCAGCGGGCCCGCGCGGTCGCCCGGAGAACGGCGTGACGGAAGCGGCGTCCGCGCCGAGCTGCAGCACGACGGCGATGGCAAGGCACAGGGCGGCGGCGCGTGCCCACCGCCGCCTCCTCATGGGCGCGGAGCTCAGCGGGGGTGAGTGCGCGCGCGCGGAGCTCAGCAGTGTTGTTGAGGGACGGACGGAGGGAGGGAAGAAGACGCAGGTGAGGAGCAGAGGGGACTATTCAAACTGGTGCAAGAGGTCTGAGGAGGTGGCTGCTGCTGCCGAGTTTTAACAGCAATCGCGCGCACGTGGTGACCACTCTGAGTCTCTGACGCGTACAACCACGAGCTGTACACCGTGGAAGGGAAGGCGTAATCTAGGTTCCTGATGCTTAATTGGACCTTCTTTACTTCTCTAGTATTCATTTCCACCTCAAAGGTTAACACCAAATCCATTTCATACCCTCAAAGATTCTTCCTAAaaatacactagtaggaaaaaaaAAACTGGGATTTGCGAGGATAGCTCGAGATTATCCCATCCTCCAAATAGGGTTTCACACCGCTTTATAGATAAAACAACCACACCACACAAGAATTCGAACACAGCAAAAAAATGTTAGGGCAACAACATGAACATGTCCAACAAAAAAAGAAATAAAGATGCTAAGGAAGACAACGACACATCGACGAAATGATGACGACCCGCAACCGTTGCACCCTCCGAAGTTGTCCAGCCACGCTACAAGCACCTCAGACCAACAAGTACCAAAGCATCACCTTCAATAAGTGATGTGACGTCCACCTGACCCTGCTACCCGACCAGCGAactggacctagggtttccccagtACACGGAGGAGAGTGAAGAGGGAGCTTCCTCGGTTCCATTTAAGAAGGAATGGTGACACCTGTAGGCGCCGCCACATTGATGTTGGATGAGTCGGGCAAGGATTTCTCCCGAACCCACAACCACAAACCCAAGAAGATTCGTGGCCTCGAAACCCTACGAGGTCCACGCATGAAAGTGGTAGGGCACGCTAGCCACATGTCAATGAACAAGACAGACGGGTTGCATCCTACAAAGCTTGGGTCCAACAAGGACCATGATCTTGCTGCAACCACCGCCTCCACCTTACCGCCGCTCCCAGCACCGCACCGTCCTGTCCCCACTCACGGGATTTGAGCAGAGTCGATCGCCCCAACGGTCCATCCCTGGCTACCACCGGACCCTACGCCCACCAGCATGTGCCTCTACGGTTTTGAAGTCAACATGGCCGCCTCTCTATGGCCATAGCCCGCCTCAACCCCCCTCCCCCGTGCATCTGTGCCTGAGTGCACCGACGCGAACGAGCTCCAAGGACGACATGTTCGTGACGAGGACGAGCTCCAGGGCCGACCTAGCCGTGGCGTGGATGAGCGTGGTGAGCTCTAGGGCCGAATTGGCCATGACGCAGCCGATCGGGTGTGCCCAGGGCTGACGTGGAACAACGGGTACGACctagcaatgatggagccgagctcCACATGTGTGATGCCGATCTCCAAATGCGAATTTATGCTAATTTGAGGGAATTTAATTAGGTCGACGGATCGAAGTTTACTCGATTCCGAGGAAAGTCCAGCGAGTTCCACGACGGAAGGGCACTGACTCATCCAAACTTCCTTGTGGCCAACCGTTGACCGATTTATAGGGCATTGGCAAAATTGCATCTGAAATGGGGAGTACACTGATTTCGGTCGTGGATTCTCGGTGCCCTATAAAAAAATGAGCCAGTCGAGTTTTAGGGGATCTAGAATGGCAGTTTTTTTTGACAAAAACTTGAAAAAATCAGTTATTTTACTGGATTTGAAATGGACAACGTTTATTGACACAAACCTTAACAATgaggtcgtttggtatccatcatttgagCCTGAAATCCTGAAATTCATTTTAAAATCccataggtgggctgtttggttaCCACAGAATTAGGCCATCATTTCATTTAGAAAATCCAGCAAAATGATACCATGTGTAATCACAATTCGGAGCTGAAAACTGTCATTCACAATTCCTCTGGCAACCAAACAAATCTGTCATTTACAATTCccgtggcaaccaaacaagtgtctatttctggaattacaatgtaaatgaaatgaatacatgtaatTATTTCGAAATGCTACAAATGAAATGAAAACCTGGTTCCAAACGACTTCTGAGTTATTTTAAGGGTTTGACATTTTTTACGGGATGCTCTAAGATTTACAATTTTTCCATTACAGTTTCTCCATAACAGCGACGGTAGGACGCAACTGCTCGTACACTGGCGCACCCAACCGCAGTGATGAGCCTTCACTCCCGCCCTCCCCTTTCATTCCTCCCCGATCGGGAGACAGCGACCGGCCGACGTGCCGTGACGGCGAGCCTGCCTGCTAGCTACTCTAGCTAGCCACCGGCCGGAACCACCCCGCTGGGTGCAACGCAGCGGCATCCATGGCGTGGGCGGGGTCGCCGGCCGGGGCAACGTAGCAGCGCGTTTGACTGCCTCGTGCCTCCCGCGTGCTCACCGGTGAGAAGGATCGTCATCATGGCGAGCTAGATAGCTCCGTCGTGGATGGAAGCGCCGGCCCATTCCTCGCGACTCGTCTCGTCGGCGGCGTCCGTCCGTCCGTCCGTCCTCGCGGATTTCCCTCTCTAGGGTGCAGATAGGAGTGCGTTGTCTGCGAGTGAGGCGAACTATGCAAGCCGTCCTAGGGTAGGTAGCACTGAATTCGTGAAAACTGCGATGCCTTCCATCCATCGATGCCAGAACGTACAAAAGCCTTCTCTCTCGCAAAGGCCAAGATCGACATCGATCGCTCTGAAAAAGTTCACACACGCTATAGCAGCTACCTGCGTGCATTGCCCTCCGATCGAAATTGCACATTTGCCAGCAGAGAATATACCCCACCCGATGTACGTACTATACATACGCATATCTATCTAGCGGAATTGTTTCCATGATCTGATCATCCAGTCTGCATTGGCGCATTCAAGTGCTCCTGTACGCTGCTACTGTCGAGTTGCTTCCTCTGACGACGCACCGTCCGGGTGCAGCTGCAGTTAAGCTTCGTTTAGTGAAACGAGTGGTACTGTACTGTAGTGTTCCACTACAGACTACAGTCTGTACTTTGTACTGCGTACGTCTGGCCTTGTTTAGAGGAAGACGTAGTACGTGCTCAATGATTTCATCGCCATGACTTTGACGCAACGCTGCATGCTGTCATTAACTAGGAGTATAGCTCGCGCGCGTGGAATTCCGCTGCTCCTTGTTTTGGGTGGAGCATTCATTATACTAAATTGCTCTGCTAAAGGACAAGTACA
It includes:
- the LOC127317498 gene encoding uncharacterized protein; this translates as MRRRRWARAAALCLAIAVVLQLGADAASVTPFSGRPRGPAARRWLPASPPMVAAHNAAPKPKTSPGGSGRTVAFDATAAEGARCKTSTARKSPPGARGAACAADDDDKRVVPTGPNPLHNR